The genomic window CTACTTGCCTGAACCACAAATTTAATCTAAATAAGCACGGTTTTCCTATTGTGGTGAACAATCTAACAAACCACAGTTCCATCTTCGGACTTATCATCTCTACTATGATAGTTGTTGGTGGAATAGTGGCTAATCCGCCCATCGGAATGACCGATAATGGTCTTACTGCAACTGCAATATTCTTTGCAACGCTTCTTCTTTGGCTGACTCACACTGTTCCCTACATGGTCTCAAGCATCACTTCGGTTATGCTTCTCTACGCACTCGGGGTTACGAACTCCATTCAGGCCGCTGCGTCCGGCTTTTCTTCTTCACTTGTTTTCTTCCTACTCTTGCTCTTTTTGCTGGGGAACACAATTTCTGAAGTTAATCTAGATGCTCGACTCGCAGACCATCTCCTTGGATCGGAAGACTCGCCTACACGTGCACTTCGTTCGTTAACAACGACACTTCTCCCTTTGGCTGTCTTTATGCCTTCTGCTGCAGCCCGGACCGTAGCTCTGATCCCTGTCGTGCGTCGTCTCCGAGCTTCATTTGATCTATCCCTCAATTCTGACTTTTCACAAACAGCCTTTTTGATTCTTGGTCAAGTTAACCCGCTTGCATCCGTCGGTCTCATGACCGGCGGTGGAATGGCTGTTGTCACTGCTGAACTTATTCACTCGCTTGTTGGTCCCGTAACTTGGGTTCAATGGGCACTGTACATGGCACCCCCCGCAACTGCTCTATACCTACTCGGTGCTATTTCCATTTTCGCGCTCTATCCACTTGATTACGCAGATATTCCAGAACCGAAGGACAGAAATACCACTACTGGTTTCAACCGTGAACAACGAATTGTTGCCGCTGTGATGTCCGGGACAGTCCTCGCTTGGATCATCGGATCTTTTTTTGGTGTCCCGACAATTCTCCCTGCTGCAGCGGCAGTTCTCGTT from Halostagnicola kamekurae includes these protein-coding regions:
- a CDS encoding SLC13 family permease is translated as MVNNLTNHSSIFGLIISTMIVVGGIVANPPIGMTDNGLTATAIFFATLLLWLTHTVPYMVSSITSVMLLYALGVTNSIQAAASGFSSSLVFFLLLLFLLGNTISEVNLDARLADHLLGSEDSPTRALRSLTTTLLPLAVFMPSAAARTVALIPVVRRLRASFDLSLNSDFSQTAFLILGQVNPLASVGLMTGGGMAVVTAELIHSLVGPVTWVQWALYMAPPATALYLLGAISIFALYPLDYADIPEPKDRNTTTGFNREQRIVAAVMSGTVLAWIIGSFFGVPTILPAAAAVLVLALPNIRIIRADAVANVSWNVLFLVGAMFSLLEALTNTGVVNLVINRVLETIPLNALPVFASVGILLLVAVGVRIVFSTGSAALLVVVPFALRIGEELGVNQLYLSFSLLIVIGGTTFLPFNTTSALLAYEEGPLKQRDIARFGVVTLFLSLGVIAVAWLFYWPLVSSV